A single Amia ocellicauda isolate fAmiCal2 chromosome 9, fAmiCal2.hap1, whole genome shotgun sequence DNA region contains:
- the ano10b gene encoding anoctamin-10 — MGSWTQVTCKCCISDTVQPLVVIKLAENVKPITKQWIMSKIESNAQAGGAELLAHPGEDDDGDMIVVSAPRCTLLKVTEHLGLSKPYRDGTMSTFSYYDRDHFKNIDNMDEFLTLAEKQYIIKNELDSLKADQADSIPGLPEGQGILYYRETIFQKLQKMGIIRDVYCLHDKEKLDTLATAWYSNYQYWGQPLDSIQSYFGGHVGFYFSFLDYYTASLLPPAIIGLIVFLLPKETVNGYVLLAVFNMIWSTVVMEYWKRRSSALAHNWGTLYLTQQFSEPRPNYWGTLGKNPVTGRLEPYYPSWKRKLQIGMVSVPVVCTFLCLVVGGMETFYYFEGIVSDYQKKHGFYLTSPVVYLPSVVHIIYVNMLGVVYRNVALTLTEWENHRVESSFQNHHTVKVLVFSFFNYFAVLFHIAFFRQDLQLLRKRLTSLLIVSQIINQCTEVLVPFITDWLFASQEQKSKEDDPDVDKIRAQTKLPVFPGLFGEYIELFVQFGYLSLFSCVYPLTAVFLLLNNITEIRTDALKLCRLFRKPFSEPVADIGVWQAAFEILGFVSVISNCWLIFLSPQVKEFCQENGFSTRNALLFTIFLEHCLIILKMIIAFVIPDEPEWVMLERAQIEYQSLQALNQQVY; from the exons ATGGGGTCTTGGACACAAGTGACCTGCAAGTGCTGCATTTCAGACACTGTCCAGCCCCTGGTGGTAATTAAGCTGGCAGAAAATGTCAAGCCTATTACCAAACAATGGATCATGTCCAAGATCGAGTCAAATGCACAGGCAGGAG GAGCCGAGTTGCTGGCTCACCCTGGTGAGGATGACGATGGGGACATGATCGTGGTCTCTGCCCCACGGTGCACTCTCCTCAAGGTCACTGAGCATCTGGGCCTCTCCAAACCGTACAGAGATGGCACCATGTCGACTTTCTCCTACTATGACAGGGATCATTTCAAAAACATAG ATAACATGGACGAGTTCTTGACCTTAGCAGAAAAGCAGTACATTATTAAGAATGAACTGGACTCATTAAAAGCAGATCAAGCCGATTCTATACCAGGTTTACCAGAAGGCCAAGGTATTCTGTACTACAGAGAAACAATAT TTCAGAAACTGCAGAAAATGGGAATCATAAGGGATGTGTACTGCCTTCATGACAAGGAGAAGTTGGACACCTTGGCGACCGCTTGGTACTCTAATTACCAGTATTGGGGCCAGCCACTGG ATTCCATCCAGTCGTACTTTGGTGGGCATGTGGGGTTCTATTTCAGCTTCTTGGACTACTATACTGCCTCCCTATTGCCCCCTGCTATCATTGGCCTTATcgttttcctgcttcccaaggaGACAGTAAACGGCTATGTCCTGCTGGCCGTCTTCAATATGATTTGGTCCACTGTGGTCATGGAGTACTGGAAAAGGAGGAGCTCGGCACTGGCTCACAACTGGGGGACTTTGTACCTGACACAACAGTTCAGTGAGCCTCGACCCAACTATTGGGGTACCCTGGGGAAAAACCCTGTGACAGGGCGTCTGGAACCTTATTACCCCAGCTGGAAGCGCAAGTTGCAGATCGGGATGGTCTCAGTCCCAGTGGTTTGCACTTTCCTCTGCCTGGTGGTCGGGGGGATGGAGACATTTTACTATTTTGAGGGAATTGTGAGTGACTACCAGAAGAAACACGGCTTCTACCTCACATCACCAGTAGTGTATCTGCCCTCAGTGGTGCATATAATCTATGTTAACATGCTGGGTGTTGTCTACAGGAATGTGGCtttgacactgactgaatggG aGAATCATCGTGTGGAGTCCTCATTTCAGAACCATCACACTGTGAAAGTGCTGGTG ttcagCTTCTTCAACTACTTTGCAGTCTTGTTCCACATTGCGTTCTTCAGACAGGATCTGCAGCTACTGCGAAAG AGATTAACTTCCCTGCTGATAGTGTCTCAGATAATAAACCAGTGCACTGAAGTGCTGGTGCCCTTTATCACTGACTGGCTGTTTGCTAGCCAGGAGCAAAAGTCTAAGGAGGACGATCCAGATGTGGACAAAATACGGGCTCAGACCAAACTGCCCGTCTTCCCT GGGCTGTTTGGAGAGTATATTGAACTCTTCGTGCAGTTTGGCTACCTGAGTCTCTTCTCCTGTGTCTACCCActaactgcagtgttcctcctGCTCAACAACATCACTGAAATCCGCACAGATGCCCTGAAGCTCTGCAGACTTTTTCGCAAACCTTTCTCGGAACCCGTTGCTGACATTGGAGTTTGGCAG GCAGCCTTTGAGATTTTGGGATTTGTTTCTGTCATTTCCAACTGCTGGCTCATCTTCCTCTCCCCTCAAGTCAAAGAGTTCTGCCAGGAAAATGGATTCAGTACCCGGAATGCCTTGCTTTTCACAATCTTTTTGGAG CACTGCCTGATCATCCTGAAGATGATCATAGCCTTTGTCATCCCGGATGAGCCAGAGTGGGTGATGCTAGAGAGAGCACAGATAGAGTACCAGTCCCTGCAAGCACTCAATCAGCAG GTATATTAA